The Methanobacterium sp. genome includes the window CAAAGACTACAGCAGATCAGCATTGGTTTGAGTTCAAACGACAACTACAATATAAGTCTGATTGGTATGATAAACATTTTAGAGTTGTTGATGAAAAATACACTTCTAAAACTTGCAGTAATTGTGGATATGTTACAGAAGTTTG containing:
- a CDS encoding zinc ribbon domain-containing protein translates to KTTADQHWFEFKRQLQYKSDWYDKHFRVVDEKYTSKTCSNCGYVTEVWDLNIRRWICPDCGCDHDRDVNAACNILTVGTTGIAFDKTNNQLVD